One genomic window of Calidithermus timidus DSM 17022 includes the following:
- a CDS encoding glycerophosphodiester phosphodiesterase, with translation METRLLLGHRGAPRLARENTIESFALALQSGLDGVELDVQRSRDGVLVIHHDFDLGGVPIAELDWAELRRRAPWMPRLEEVFEFFEAHPKAWINLELKSQPPLSDGREKALARLLGAWGGRSRAWVSSFDPLALVRLRREGLDVPLALLYAQEEVLELLPCLEVQGVHPHHSLLSRERVERLSEQGYFVVTWTVNEAPRARELLRWGVRGVIGDVPDELKAARD, from the coding sequence ATGGAAACACGCTTATTGCTGGGTCATCGAGGTGCGCCACGTCTGGCACGGGAAAACACCATCGAATCTTTCGCCCTTGCGCTCCAGAGCGGCCTCGACGGGGTAGAACTCGACGTCCAGCGCAGCCGCGATGGGGTGCTGGTGATCCACCACGACTTCGACCTGGGGGGCGTGCCCATCGCCGAGCTGGACTGGGCCGAGCTGCGGCGCAGGGCCCCCTGGATGCCCCGGCTGGAGGAGGTCTTCGAGTTCTTCGAAGCCCACCCTAAAGCTTGGATTAACCTCGAGCTCAAAAGCCAGCCCCCCCTCAGCGATGGCCGGGAGAAGGCCCTGGCCCGGCTGCTGGGGGCCTGGGGCGGGCGCAGCCGCGCCTGGGTCTCCAGCTTCGACCCCCTGGCCCTCGTCCGCCTGCGACGGGAGGGCCTGGACGTGCCGCTGGCGCTGCTCTATGCGCAGGAGGAGGTGCTCGAGCTGCTCCCCTGCTTGGAGGTGCAGGGCGTGCACCCCCACCACAGCTTGCTGAGCCGCGAGAGGGTGGAGCGTTTGAGCGAGCAGGGCTACTTCGTGGTGACCTGGACCGTCAACGAGGCCCCTCGGGCGCGGGAATTGCTCCGCTGGGGCGTGCGCGGGGTGATCGGCGATGTGCCCGATGAACTCAAAGCCGCGCGGGATTGA